The following coding sequences lie in one Arachis hypogaea cultivar Tifrunner chromosome 4, arahy.Tifrunner.gnm2.J5K5, whole genome shotgun sequence genomic window:
- the LOC112797317 gene encoding uncharacterized protein isoform X3: MPEVPASASLADPDCSVEKMSNLYRKLYDKYTKLKNRKLLEFDELNKEQEVKFMKFLSAAEELIEDLKNENVQLHDQLNELRSEVSSVRLAKLKEVADYQNLFLEEKKKNEALTEEVEKLLQQQQERTSRVLSNSKVMIENGQLKAISDSSERSSTRMTRKRSRQAALENETSFISAENREDDSVVRMSMQNVHKEMASGKLLESCTTVNDKLGVASVQSDNCNWLIQELFEHALGMKLSADYQTGTISLSALHQSSGYSFTLTWISKAPEEEAELLYHVLSLGTFERVAPEWMREDIIFSPTMCSIFFERVSHVIKLHH, translated from the exons ATGCCCGAAGTTCCAGCTAGTGCATCCCTTGCTGACCCAGATTGCTCTGTGGAAAAAATGTCGAATCTGtacaggaagctttatgataagTACACCAAGCTCAAG AATAGGAAACTGCTTGAGTTTGATGAGCTGAATAAAGAACAAGAAGttaaatttatgaaatttttgtCTG CCGCAGAAGAGTTGATAGAGGACTTGAAGAATGAAAATGTCCAGCTGCATGACCAACTCAATGAATTGAGAAGTGAGGTGTCTTCAGTTAG GCTTGCCAAACTCAAAGAAGTGGCTGATTATCAAAATCTTTTCCtggaggaaaaaaagaaaa ATGAAGCTCTTACTGAAGAAGTTGAGAAGTTGCTACAACAGCAGCAGGAACGAACTTCTCGTGTTTTAAGTAACAGTAAGGTCATGATTGAAAATGGCCAGCTGAAGGCTATCTCCGATAGTTCAGAGAGATCATCTACAAGAATGACAAGAAAACGTAGTAGGCAGGCTGCATTGGAAAATGAAACAAGTTTTATATCTGCCGAGAACAGGGAAGATGACTCTGTCGTGAGAATGTCAATGCAAAACGTGCACAAGGAGATGGCATCTGGTAAG CTGCTGGAGTCCTGTACTACTGTTAATGATAAATTAG GAGTTGCTTCTGTGCAAAGTGATAATTGTAATTGGCTTATTCAAGAGCTTTTCGAACATGCACTGGGCATGAAATTATCTGCTGACTATCAAACTGGAACAATAAGCCTTTCTGCACTGCATCAATCTAGCG GCTATTCCTTCACTTTAACCTGGATTAGCAAAGCACCTGAAGAGGAAGCAGAATTGCTGTACCATGTTCTTTCCTTAGGCACATTTGAAAGAGTGGCTCCAGAATGGATGAGGGAGGACATCATCTTCAGCCCAACCATGTGTTCCATCTTCTTTGAAAGGGTGTCTCATGTTATCAAGT
- the LOC112797317 gene encoding uncharacterized protein isoform X2 gives MPEVPASASLADPDCSVEKMSNLYRKLYDKYTKLKNRKLLEFDELNKEQEVKFMKFLSAAEELIEDLKNENVQLHDQLNELRSEVSSVRLAKLKEVADYQNLFLEEKKKNEALTEEVEKLLQQQQERTSRVLSNSKVMIENGQLKAISDSSERSSTRMTRKRSRQAALENETSFISAENREDDSVVRMSMQNVHKEMASGKQLLESCTTVNDKLGVASVQSDNCNWLIQELFEHALGMKLSADYQTGTISLSALHQSSGYSFTLTWISKAPEEEAELLYHVLSLGTFERVAPEWMREDIIFSPTMCSIFFERVSHVIKLHH, from the exons ATGCCCGAAGTTCCAGCTAGTGCATCCCTTGCTGACCCAGATTGCTCTGTGGAAAAAATGTCGAATCTGtacaggaagctttatgataagTACACCAAGCTCAAG AATAGGAAACTGCTTGAGTTTGATGAGCTGAATAAAGAACAAGAAGttaaatttatgaaatttttgtCTG CCGCAGAAGAGTTGATAGAGGACTTGAAGAATGAAAATGTCCAGCTGCATGACCAACTCAATGAATTGAGAAGTGAGGTGTCTTCAGTTAG GCTTGCCAAACTCAAAGAAGTGGCTGATTATCAAAATCTTTTCCtggaggaaaaaaagaaaa ATGAAGCTCTTACTGAAGAAGTTGAGAAGTTGCTACAACAGCAGCAGGAACGAACTTCTCGTGTTTTAAGTAACAGTAAGGTCATGATTGAAAATGGCCAGCTGAAGGCTATCTCCGATAGTTCAGAGAGATCATCTACAAGAATGACAAGAAAACGTAGTAGGCAGGCTGCATTGGAAAATGAAACAAGTTTTATATCTGCCGAGAACAGGGAAGATGACTCTGTCGTGAGAATGTCAATGCAAAACGTGCACAAGGAGATGGCATCTGGTAAG CAGCTGCTGGAGTCCTGTACTACTGTTAATGATAAATTAG GAGTTGCTTCTGTGCAAAGTGATAATTGTAATTGGCTTATTCAAGAGCTTTTCGAACATGCACTGGGCATGAAATTATCTGCTGACTATCAAACTGGAACAATAAGCCTTTCTGCACTGCATCAATCTAGCG GCTATTCCTTCACTTTAACCTGGATTAGCAAAGCACCTGAAGAGGAAGCAGAATTGCTGTACCATGTTCTTTCCTTAGGCACATTTGAAAGAGTGGCTCCAGAATGGATGAGGGAGGACATCATCTTCAGCCCAACCATGTGTTCCATCTTCTTTGAAAGGGTGTCTCATGTTATCAAGT
- the LOC112797317 gene encoding uncharacterized protein isoform X1, with translation MPEVPASASLADPDCSVEKMSNLYRKLYDKYTKLKNRKLLEFDELNKEQEVKFMKFLSAAEELIEDLKNENVQLHDQLNELRSEVSSVRLAKLKEVADYQNLFLEEKKKNEALTEEVEKLLQQQQERTSRVLSNSKVMIENGQLKAISDSSERSSTRMTRKRSRQAALENETSFISAENREDDSVVRMSMQNVHKEMASGKKQLLESCTTVNDKLGVASVQSDNCNWLIQELFEHALGMKLSADYQTGTISLSALHQSSGYSFTLTWISKAPEEEAELLYHVLSLGTFERVAPEWMREDIIFSPTMCSIFFERVSHVIKLHH, from the exons ATGCCCGAAGTTCCAGCTAGTGCATCCCTTGCTGACCCAGATTGCTCTGTGGAAAAAATGTCGAATCTGtacaggaagctttatgataagTACACCAAGCTCAAG AATAGGAAACTGCTTGAGTTTGATGAGCTGAATAAAGAACAAGAAGttaaatttatgaaatttttgtCTG CCGCAGAAGAGTTGATAGAGGACTTGAAGAATGAAAATGTCCAGCTGCATGACCAACTCAATGAATTGAGAAGTGAGGTGTCTTCAGTTAG GCTTGCCAAACTCAAAGAAGTGGCTGATTATCAAAATCTTTTCCtggaggaaaaaaagaaaa ATGAAGCTCTTACTGAAGAAGTTGAGAAGTTGCTACAACAGCAGCAGGAACGAACTTCTCGTGTTTTAAGTAACAGTAAGGTCATGATTGAAAATGGCCAGCTGAAGGCTATCTCCGATAGTTCAGAGAGATCATCTACAAGAATGACAAGAAAACGTAGTAGGCAGGCTGCATTGGAAAATGAAACAAGTTTTATATCTGCCGAGAACAGGGAAGATGACTCTGTCGTGAGAATGTCAATGCAAAACGTGCACAAGGAGATGGCATCTGGTAAG AAGCAGCTGCTGGAGTCCTGTACTACTGTTAATGATAAATTAG GAGTTGCTTCTGTGCAAAGTGATAATTGTAATTGGCTTATTCAAGAGCTTTTCGAACATGCACTGGGCATGAAATTATCTGCTGACTATCAAACTGGAACAATAAGCCTTTCTGCACTGCATCAATCTAGCG GCTATTCCTTCACTTTAACCTGGATTAGCAAAGCACCTGAAGAGGAAGCAGAATTGCTGTACCATGTTCTTTCCTTAGGCACATTTGAAAGAGTGGCTCCAGAATGGATGAGGGAGGACATCATCTTCAGCCCAACCATGTGTTCCATCTTCTTTGAAAGGGTGTCTCATGTTATCAAGT